The sequence TTTTTAATCATTTTTTAAGTTGAAAAAATGATTAGTTGGACCTACTCCTTTGCCCAAGGAAAAACTATGTTCAATCGCTTTAGTAATATATTCTTTAGCCTTTTCAACAGCTTCAACAACGCATTTTCCTTTAGCTATTTCAGCAGCAATAGCCGAAGAAAAAGTGCACCCTGTTCCATGAGTATTTTTAGTTTCAATCCGCTTATTTTTAAAATAAATCATTTTATCACCATCAAACAAGATATCACAAGGATCTCCCATTAAATGTCCACCTTTTACAACTACATTTTTCGCTCCCATTTTCCAAATTACTGCAGCTGCCTGCTCCATAGTTTTCAGATTAACAACATCAAAACCCACCAATTCTGTTGCTTCATGTAAGTTCGGCGTTACTACCAATGCTTTAGGCAATAATAATTCTTTTAGAGATGCTACCGCATTTTTTTGCAATAAATAACTACCACTTTTTGATATCATCACAGTATCTAACACAACTTTAGTATAATTATAATACTGCAAAGAATTGCTTACAGTTTTAATAATGTCAATATTAGACAGCATTCCTATTTTGACTGCATCGACTGTAATATCTGTAAAAATAGCATCTATTTGTGCTTTTAAAATTTCATCGTCTAACTCCCTAATAGCAGTTACGCCACAAGTATTTTGGGCTGTTATTGCAGTAATTACACTCATACCAAAAACACCCAAAGCCGAAAATGTTTTTAAGTCTGCCTGAATACCAGCACCACCACTACTGTCAGATCCAGCAATCGTTAACGCCGTTTTAATAAAATTATTCATTTTTCTCCTCTATTCTAGCTCTCAATTTTTTTAATTCATCAACAAGATTCTCTTCAATTCTTTCTGCTAATTCACTAACTTCCTTGGCATCAAAAGCGCTTGTCATTTCAGGAGTTTTTCTTATTCTCAGCTCACCGAAAAATTCATCACGAAAAATATTATAATAAATAACTAAATTACTATCATTTGCAAAATCGCTATAATCTAAAATAACATAAGAGCCATTAATTAATTTCAGCGGTTGATTAGGTCTTATATATAGTTTAAAACCATTACTTTCCTCCGGAAATTCAAAGTTAAACTTATGTTGCATAATATTTTTATCGAATAAAATACTATCTATTTTATCCTTTGAAAAAAAAGTTAAATCTCTAATGACATTTTCCAATTTTTCTTTTAATATACGCTCGTATCTTTCAAGGTTAGTGCTGATAAACAAAGTTTCACAATATTCCAGTAAACCGATTTTTAGTTTAACTAAAAATTCTTTTGTCGCATGATCATATACAAAAACAACTTCTTTTTTTAGTTCAAAGTTTTGATAGGCACAAATATAAAATAAATCACCATCTTGTTTCATTAGCAATTTTAGATTGAAACTTAAGATTGTTGTTGGTAATTCTTTAAGATAAGACCATTCAGTAATATTTTTTATTATTTTTTCCATTTTTGCACCTCTACTATAACACTCACAACATTAAAAACTTTTTATGTGAAAAATATTTTATATTATCAACTTTTATAATAATAAAACCAATTTCTATATCAATTGCTTTAAAAATAATATTATCAAGTCTAAATTTATTTTTCCAGTATAAAATATTTATTTTTTTCAAACCACGAATTTTCGATGAATCTTTCGTATTATGATATATCGTAATATCATGCTTTTTCATATTAATTTGCTCTAAAATATTGTTAATAATTACCTGAAACAAATAACTCTCTACCATTTCACCAAAAGATGGGTGATACGGACCTGCCAGCACTGTACTATCGCTTTCTAACTCGGTAGTAGATTGTAAGCCCATCCTAATAATAGAAACATTATTTTCCTCAAATAATATTTTTAAAAACGAACAAACCTGTACTGCTTCGCCTATTGTTAAGGGATTATAACGCTGTTGTTGATATAGTTGTGACAATTTCGTATTTTCAATTACGATCGTTGGGTAAACCCTTACATAGTCAGGGTTTAGTCTTACTATCTTATATCCCGTTTTAATAATCTTAGTAAAATCATCACCCGGCAATCCCGGCATTATTTGCAAAACAAGTTTGAGCGAAGTTTTTCTTATTAAAGTCACAGCATTATAAACATCATTTGAACTATGCCCTCGATTACTAGCTGTTAAAACAGCATCATCTAGCGATTGTACCCCCAATTCAATAGTCTCAACACCTAAACTTATTAAATTCCTCAAAATTTCTATCGTAATACAATCTGGACGCGTTGATACTCTAATACTATTAACTATTTTTTTAGTTACTAAATGATAAGCTGGCATCAACAACGCTGTTTGCTGTTGTATGCTCAAAGCTGTAAAGCTACCTCCATAATATGCAATTTCAATATCGCGCGGTAACTTAATATTTTTTAAATGACTGTCAATAACATTCTCAACATATGTTCTTGTAATTTCTGTGTTTTGACCTGTTATTTTATTCTGGTTACAAAAAACACAATCATGACTACAACCATAGTGAGGAATAAAAATTGGTATTATATATTTTTTCATAGTGCCTCCATATTAAAAAGGATGACTTTCGTCATCCTTTTTTAGGCTTATTTCTGCAAGACCGCTAAGGCCTCTCTCGCTGCTAATTGTGCCGCTTCTTTTTTACTTTTACCATGACCATTTCCCAAAATTTTATCATTAACAAAAACTGCTACATCAAATACTTTATTATGATCCGGCCCCGCTTCGCTAATTATCTCATAGCGAATTTTATTGTCAGCTTGAGCTTGAATTAACTCTTGTAACAATGTTTTATAATCTCTAATATGGTTACCATCTTTAATATTCAGTAAATCATCTTTTAACTGCACCAAGACAAATTGTCGTGCTTGTTCAATGCCACAATCTAAATATATAGCACCAATTAAAGCTTCAAAAGCATCTGCTAAAATTGAAGCACGTTCTTTGCCTCCGGTTGTTAATTCACCTTTACCGAATAATAAATATTCTCCCAATTGAAGATTTAAAGCTTTTTTTGCTAAAGTTGTCTCGCAAACAACCGCTGCTCTAGCTTTTGTTAACTCACCTTCCGGTAAATTGGGGAAAGTGTCAAATAGATATGAACTTATTACCAACTCTAAAACAGCATCGCCTAAAAACTCCAACCGTTCATTATGCAAAACATCTTTTTTCGATTCATTGGCATAAGAGGTATGAGTTAAAGCTTGATTTAGATAGTAAAAATTTTTAACATTAATATTAATAAGCTCCGCAAAAGCTTTTAGCTCATTATATCTATGTTGCATTATCTTATGCTTGGTATTTTTTAAGCAAGATTGTTGCATTATGTCCACCAAAACCGAATGAATTTGATAAAGCTGCTTTAACGACACTTTTACGACTTTTATTCGGCACATAATCTAAGTCTAATTCATCATCAGGCGTTTCATAGTTAATTGTCGGAGGAATAGTATCATTGGCTATTGTTAATGCCGTAGCAATACATTCTATCCCGCCAGCAGCCCCTAATAAATGACCTGT is a genomic window of Negativicutes bacterium containing:
- a CDS encoding radical SAM protein, giving the protein MKKYIIPIFIPHYGCSHDCVFCNQNKITGQNTEITRTYVENVIDSHLKNIKLPRDIEIAYYGGSFTALSIQQQTALLMPAYHLVTKKIVNSIRVSTRPDCITIEILRNLISLGVETIELGVQSLDDAVLTASNRGHSSNDVYNAVTLIRKTSLKLVLQIMPGLPGDDFTKIIKTGYKIVRLNPDYVRVYPTIVIENTKLSQLYQQQRYNPLTIGEAVQVCSFLKILFEENNVSIIRMGLQSTTELESDSTVLAGPYHPSFGEMVESYLFQVIINNILEQINMKKHDITIYHNTKDSSKIRGLKKINILYWKNKFRLDNIIFKAIDIEIGFIIIKVDNIKYFSHKKFLML
- a CDS encoding ribonuclease III, with protein sequence MQHRYNELKAFAELININVKNFYYLNQALTHTSYANESKKDVLHNERLEFLGDAVLELVISSYLFDTFPNLPEGELTKARAAVVCETTLAKKALNLQLGEYLLFGKGELTTGGKERASILADAFEALIGAIYLDCGIEQARQFVLVQLKDDLLNIKDGNHIRDYKTLLQELIQAQADNKIRYEIISEAGPDHNKVFDVAVFVNDKILGNGHGKSKKEAAQLAAREALAVLQK
- the thiD gene encoding bifunctional hydroxymethylpyrimidine kinase/phosphomethylpyrimidine kinase; this translates as MKTALTIAGSDSSGGAGIQADLKTFSALGVFGMSVITAITAQNTCGVTAIRELDDEILKAQIDAIFTDITVDAVKIGMLSNIDIIKTVSNSLQYYNYTKVVLDTVMISKSGSYLLQKNAVASLKELLLPKALVVTPNLHEATELVGFDVVNLKTMEQAAAVIWKMGAKNVVVKGGHLMGDPCDILFDGDKMIYFKNKRIETKNTHGTGCTFSSAIAAEIAKGKCVVEAVEKAKEYITKAIEHSFSLGKGVGPTNHFFNLKND